Below is a window of Solanum stenotomum isolate F172 chromosome 7, ASM1918654v1, whole genome shotgun sequence DNA.
GCTTTCTCAGCCGCCATTATATTAGAAAAACACCAAAGGTGGAGGAGTAGGATGGTGGTGTGAAGGAAATCAAGAAGTGGATGAACTATTTTTTAATGGGAATAAATGTTTATAAAGAGTTTGGAGTTGGGGACAAAAGACATGAATGGGGACGGTTAAATTGGGTCGTTGATGGTGGTATTAAAAAGATAAAGTTGGAGGAGTTTTGAAGCAAAGTTTCATATAGCCGAAAGGTTACTTCTTACGCAAATCATATTGCATGCATTTATTAATGTCTCTTAAGTAAGAAGGAATAATATATTACACTTACAAAGTGCCTTCATCATCATAGTTTTACTGTATCTTCTTTAATAATTGGCTGCCTTCATCATCATACTTTTACTGTATCTTCATTAATATCACTCCCATAAATAGACCAAAGATACAAGAAGCATAGGTAGAGAGACTGAGTCAGGATTTGAAGTTCATGGGTTATGAATTTTTGCAATTGAAGCTATAgctcattttgttttatttagtgCTTTAAATTGTATATCTGCTCATCAAAATACTAGTCGATAAACGTATATCTGACTAagtgaatataattatttttggcCGTCCGACTAAATGTGTAACTTGCCCTGACAACAAAGCATTAGTGGATAGCCCTTTTGGGTTAGAGgaatctcattttttttcttaatggaGAGGATGCTTGTGCTTGACACTAAAACAATTCCTTATCTACCATCCTAAAAATTAGTATATTTCTTTACATTATGGTAATGGAACCAGGGgatttgttcttttttaacTACTTTACCCTTCTTTTTCACCTTATCTAGTGCTTTCTACAACTTTCATCCTCACCATATTCCCCACATTTTGGCTCCACTATTAGCTAGCGTTTGGTCATAGATTTTCAATTATTCTTGGCAAATatatttgggtgaaattttcaccatgtgtttggccacAGTATTTGGAAAACATATTTCActgttttagaaaaatatgatttatacctataagttttaaaaactatcaaaattaaccgtaagtttgtattacaagtcaattggatcttcgttgcaactaataacaagtagtgtccatgacactagagcaatgtggtagtttggagtgagtgcaacaagcatcattccatacatTGTGAAGTAGACAAAGCACAAACTTTGTTACCTTGAGctgattgttcatcattttcatcaacaaccatatcatcactttcatattcattgaatatttcatcactattttggtgttcacgtaaaaaattatgtaatacaactcaaacaactactatagagggtgtttttgtaaaagaaaaaagtttggtgtaaaatttcaatttttaaaagatcccaaataatgagatttggctcaaatactagaaaaaactagtatttggaaatttgggatatttgccaaataatgacaaattgtatataaacactatttgccagttttttctccaaatattaCTTgagaaatctatggccaaacgggttAGTAGCTCGCGCCCAAATCTAGAATGGGCTAACCAGAGACAAAAAGGGAacaagattaattttttttcgtaaATAGCTTTAGTTTAGGACATAATTTTGAAACATAGCTACAATTTTCATATTTACGGAACATAACTAGAGGAGAAAATACACTTGCAACCTGAATGGAGTGAATTTGTTGATACATACACAGCATAATGAACAAAATAGTTAAGGATTTTGcgaattaagaaaaaaactgTACATCCACAAAGCATATATAGGAAAACGTGAATTTTTTTGAACAATTGTTTACATATACAACTATCACTTAATTGTAGTTATACCAAATAGAGGCATGATACATGTTTGAACATATATAACTATCACTTAACTTTAGTTATTTCATTATATTGCTCAACTATGATAAGTTACATTAATTGATTCAGTATAAACACTTTGTACGAATAAGTGCATATGGatgttgtttgattttttatgatatttattgTTTCGTATTGTTTAATTATAGTATTATTTGGTTGTAGTTCTGTTCTGCTACTATATGTTGTCTTGTTACTATTTATTGTCTCTTGTATTTTTATTAGGTCTTTTTCTAGTCTTTTTTTCTGTCTCGAGTCAATGGTCAGTTAGAAACAGTCTCTCAAACTCACCTCAGAGATAAAGGTAAAATCTGTGTACACTCTATTTTCTTTAAACCTTCACTTTATGAGAatacattgaatatattatCGTTGTTGATACGGGACATGTCCGAGAATTTCCATGTGTACTGTTATGGGTTGAAGGTTCTTAGAAACTTCCTAGTGAGCGAAAAGAAAGGATGAAATGAGTAGCGGTTGACCGTTGTGGTGCAAAACAAACACTGCGTCATTGGTGGTACAATTTCTTGTCCCCGTTTTTTTActccgttttaatttatgtgacaattttttaaaagtctgTCCAAACAAGAATATCACCTTTTTATAGTCACAAATAGGTTAACTTTAAAGTTCTCTTTTTTACTTTTGCTAAGATGATTTATAGTTAAACAAATGTCTAAAGTTTGTTTTAGATGTGATGAATTTTAAatgtcttttaaaataaaaagtatgtCAGTCAAAtggtgtcacataaattaagatagaTGAAGTAAACACTTTACCCAAAGGGAgaatcaaaatttgaacttaatGAGTTATAAATTTAGGATAGTGACATTAAGGCCGGTTTGCACCTACGATATATAATCATGATTTGGAATTAGTGATTTAAAGTCGAAATTTTATTTGGACAAGCAATTTGAATTTCTTAAGTTtgtattttttctaatatataaacatgaaaACCCCACATGTTGTGGaaactattaatatttattcaattcttatacaatcttaccaaatgaTCAAACCATAGTTGATAAACAAGATATCGAAATATCCTAAGGCATCGAACGGATAAATCACATATCTCCATgttccttttccttttataaataaatatttgtgattacaaactttcaaatacacataattttataaagatcaACTAGTCAATAATAGTAGTTACTACTAACTAGTTATTCTTTATTATAATCTTTTCACATGGTACAAACAAATTCTTCAGGCTGAACATAAGTCTTTGTAAAAGAATCgggtctttttttaaaaaatataaaatataaacttatgaaTCAAGctttatatgttaaaaaatttgaaattaggaTTTGAAATCCCAAATCGTGCTTTTTAAagaatttgatatttgaaatcATGATTATATATCGCATGTTCAAATACAAGCTAAGGGTTAGTGActgaattatgaatttaatatttatacatattcagtaaatttcttaatacaaatatatcaaattttatatagTTACTAAGTTCGATCGAAACGATACGTAACCTTCTGGCTCAGCCATGCTTGTACCAAGCTAGTAGGGACAAGAACTACTTTAAATAGCAGTGCAAATTAGCTCCTGTAGCCtaacaggaaaaaaaaactagtgCTAGCTCTACTACAATGAGGGATGAAAATTTTGATCTTAACAAACAAGATGAAGAAAGTAGAGCTATGCACTATTGGTGGAGATTAGCATCAAAATTTGATGAGTGTGTAAAATTCAAGtttgaaaaaatacaaaatttgtcaaaattgacaCCAATACTTAAAGTGCTTAGAGAAATGGAGAGGTTATACTTGATGTCCATTGAGAGTTTTGATGAGCTTAGACAAAAGCTAATGTCTTATAAAGTAGGGGATTTTTGGGTGCCAATTGGTGGAATTAACAAAGAGGATTTGGATATTCCACCTGTGAATACTATATTGTTGGTTGGTTTTCATAATGCTGGCAAAAGTTCACTTGTCAACCTTATGTATAGTGTTCTAGGTCAATCTGGTCTCATCCCTTTTGCACAAACTTCCTCAGGTACTTAATGCAACATTCCTTCAACTTTCTCCGttcttttttacttgtccagTTTACATTTTGCATTTTTTCCTTAAGAAACTGCTAATCAAGTGTTTATTTTTACGTCAGTTCTGTATATTTCTTGTATTTGCTTTGCTCTTTTGGTAACTCGAACTCTAAGGCTTAATGTTGGAAGTGTGGGTGCTTatcatccgagcaactccctttTGTCAATTCTCTCTTAATTTGCTAAAGTATATGACTAAATTAAAAATCTATTTCTAGTATACTGAACGGGTAAAAGAGAACGGAGAGAGTAACTTATAAGGAACATTTGAGATGATATAAAAGAGAAGCGTTAGTCCAAAACTAGTTGGAATCACTTATAAGAATCCTATATTGCTTTATTTGTTTCATTGTATATGACTCTAGTATCCCCTTTTAATTTGTTACAGAAAGAATGACATATTCTCTatttaaagttatttaattttgtattttgtacTTTATGTCTTATTGTTAAGGACATGTTTTTATAGCCATAAAATACCACAAATTTTGTacatatcaatattttttcttcttaagactttaattcttgtgattttttttttaaaaaaatcataggAAATGATTGTGGTTACACGACATTAACGATGGAGGAACACAATGTGTTAAGATCAACACGAAGTGGATTCTGCATTTACGATACGAGGGGTTTCGATTATGATAGAGTTGATGAAGCTCTTCTAGAATTGAAAGAATGGATGGCTCCTGATGGAGTCCACCATAAGAAGCTGTGTTCCAGACAAGAAGATCATGTACTTGTACCAATGTTAAATAATGAATTGGAGgatgcttcttcttcaatgttCATAAAGAGAAGAGTCAATTGTGTTATGGTGGTGGCTAATGCTTATGAAATATATAAGTCTCTCAAACTTGATGATTTTAAGCCATTGGATGCATTGAAGCAACTTTATTGCTCATCTTCACTCAACAAATCTAGTgagttttaattattaattctcTCTTATTACTCTATTACTCATCCTTACTCATTCAGTCAAGTACTTCATCTGTCCTATTTTAACTGTCGCTTTAACTTAAGAAAAGTTTGTACCcagaaattcaaaatcaaagttGAGAACTATTTTAACTTCAACTATGCTCTTAACATTAAATAAGtagtcatttttattattgctcaattctaaaaaaaaataattatagatggcataaattagtaaattatacTTTGTATggacatttttttcttaatggacgtgaagaaaatttaaaataggaCGAAAGGAGTAAATTATAGTCAAACCTTAAATGTCAGATAAAAATGACTAGAGAGAGTACAAGCTTGTCTCTTTCCTAGTcttaagagatcataattcaattgTGGTCCAATGGTGAAACTGTTTCACCCTTAATTAGAGGTCTCATGTTCGAGTTCTgggtatgaaaaaaataatgttgggagcgccacccctGAATGGACCCTATAATGCGCGATCTAGATTTTGTTGGGGTTTAAATGTGTACTCCGGAGACCGAGtgggaaatttaaaaaaaaaaacataatttgaaaTCGTTGTGTCACAACTCACAAGTGCCAATTGGACATTTCCTACTCTCTTGTATTCTTAGATCTCTATTTCCACTTGTTACAgtaaacaagtttttttttatattatcagtATATAGAAGTTAAACTCAGATATTTGTATTGCAGATGGGAATCCCATATTGATTTTAACTCATGGAGACAAGTTATCAACTGAGGATCGAATCGATTGTCGATTGAAAATATGCAAACATCTTGGTACCTCAGAGACTAATGGAATATATGATATAGTTTGTGTAACAGAATATGGATTATTAGCAGATGAATATGATCCAATCTCAGCATATTCTGTAACTGAAGCTGTTTACAGATCATTGCTTATTTCAGACAGAGCTCAACTTGTCAAGAAAACATTTAAGGATTGGGCATTATTTGCATTGTCATGTCTTATGTGCTTTATAGCCAGCATTTTTGCCTGTCTGGCCCAACTTTTCAATGTTCTGGCCCAGAAACATAAAGGCAAGCTAAAATGGTGAAGAATAAGGCTCTAGGCAAATATTTGTATTAGCATATGTATTTGTGTTTTCTACTAATGATGTTCTTGCTGTTGGATGTTTAGATATAAGTAAAGTAGGTTAATAACTATATATGTTTTTAATGGCTATGGTTCGTTTGTATCTATTTAATTATGAGCGAGACTTTGGGTGCACTAatctaaacttaaaataaaatgagtgaCATTTGCTTTGATAAATTATCTATTGTTGTTATGAGGTTTGCAGAGGTGGACATaggatttgaagactttggATGCATCAatctaaacttaaaataaaaacaacaaaatatggcTTCAAGTAAAATTGAGCATTGGTCTCATGGGTGGTACCTTTGGCGTATACCAATGGCACAAACCACTCCTATGTTCCTCATGGGTGCACTGTTAATTATTccctttgtctcaatttatgtgacacttttcggattacgagattcaaacaagtttatctttgatcataaatttttcatatatcttttaattattttgaattgttaattattgtgacttatagtactttttacgtagtttacaaatatataatttttgtcaGTTTTCCAacatagatatacatatattcaCATGATTTTTCTCAAGGTTAATGGATGCACGTGCACCCAACTTTGCATTTGGGTCTGCCTCTAGGGACGGACGTTTCAACAGTTCAGattgaatatgaaaatttcaATCTATTAGATTTTCTTTCGTATTTAAGAATCTAAATCTAAATGATTGATCCTCTTAAGTTCAGTTTCGATTTTATCAATTTAGTTATTtcgaattttttatttttaaacttataaatttaatttcttcctcttataaaaatgaatatttcaATGAAACATTCATGTCAAATTACCTTAAGAACTTATCAGTCTTGCctttaatctcttttttttccacAAATTTCAATGTTAATTAAATTACTCCtaccaatttttatttattttttgatctaatataatataatttttcatcaaaaagttTGAGATCGAACTATTTCCCCTGCCACTTACTTCCATTCGATAGCGATAACCCTCGGGACCATGCCCATGGTACTTCCCATCACAACCCTCGATCGTATCATAAGAGAATTCAACGGTTGAGATTTTTCTGACTCAGAGTAAATTATTTGAATCACAAGGGTATTAATGTAAAATTCCCCAAAACAGGAATCTAAATTTAACTATGATGTCGTGTCCacaaataatactccctccgccCACTATTGTTTGTTAGGTATACgaaaaatagttattcaaaattaattgtcaatttaaataatcaagaaacaattagtcacttttttccaattctgcccttaataATTACATAACTATTAGTTTCAAAAAGTAGTCATTTTAAAGTTACAACActactttaatatgaaaaaaattgattttacagttttcaaaaaatataaaccattttaataatgattgatagtaaggttatattagtcaaattgcatattatattaaatttttcttaagaATTGTACATCTTACCCTGATAAACATTAGTGGACGGAGGAAGTACTATATCGCCGTTTTAGCTTCCCTATcccctattttttttatttttttttagccATTTCACCCTACTATTACCACTAGTACTAGTTATTGTAGTTCAATTGTGTATCTGTTTTAGCCACATCAACACTACAAATCTTTCTCCCGCCTTGCAATTTATAACACGTTTAAAAGTTACTCTTTTTTGTTCCCACACAAACAAACTGTGTGATCTTAATTAACATTTACAATAACATTTGTAGTGATGGATCTGAAGGAAGTAAAGGTGAGAGTCCttacttatatttattttttctttctgctCACTGATCTCAATTTTCTTATGATGTTTAGAGATCAGAAGAAGCAGAGGAAATGAAATCTTGTAGTTATTGTCATACCACAAAAACACCTCTTTGGAGAAGTGGTCCATCAGGTCCCAAGGTAAAAATAAACTTAGATCAATATATATTTGTcgattattattttgatagacGGTGGTTATAcagtataatttaattttttattgttgtgtttTAGTCGTTGTGTAACGCATGTGGGATCAAGTATAATAAGAAGAGGAGACAGATTTTGGGTGtcgagaagaagaggagaattGTTTGTAAAGAGGAAAAGAGTAGAGAAATTGGTAAATTGATGGGATTTGGAGGAAAATTAAGAGAAGAAGAACAAGCGGCGATATTATTGATGGCTCTTTCTTGTGGATCTGTTGGAAAATTACTATTCTAACCCTCAATTCCTACTTGCAGCAGAAACCCATTGTaatttttactaattaattgacccattttgatcaagagtttttttttcagtttcagTTGTAATTGCTAATGTAGTaatgttttgaattttgattcaaattttggaattttgtgGTGTTATTTGGTAGTACTTTCTGTGGAGGATCTATCAGTTCTGAATGCAGACTCCATTAATTTCTCGATTCGAGggaaaaattgaatttcaaaatccacCTGATTTAATTACTCTATCCGTTtcgaaatattttaatatttaaattgggtttaattaattttatacaaaaaattaaccatattaaatcacacaaaatataataataataataataaatattttggggCGAAGGGGGAGTAGAAGAATTAAATCATCGCCGAGAAAGTTGCTACTCTACTATCAACATCATGCTTATCActgctaaaaaaataataatatatatatctatatatattctatatataataagataCAATGCAAAGATTTTTATAGAATTTAGTTACATTGAAACTATCTTGTTAGATTTTAACCAAAATGAGTACTtctttcaaataataaatatatcattgtatgagctatttattactcattccttttgaatttgttaatctcATTTTGATTTGAGacatagtttacgaaagtaaattagattttgagaaaaaacattaagtgatacttgaagctgtcccagattttcaaaaagacgcTTTAACTTTGCGTGcatcctattaccccacaaaacatgcaaaatcacaataaatacacattttttacacaatatttatactttggacaaaaatatccttcgaatgtgcaatttcttaaaaacaaaaagtgggattcattattgatgtattgaaggatactttggtaatttcctatgatgaatttgttttatttgtttcttttaaatttattttactatactaaataattgtataaaatattataaatcacaataattaattacttaattatttaaaagatataaaaatatataaaagatctgattgactcttcaaattttaccggtgacacataaattgggacaaatgaaataatatatattatttgaaaatttcttagaaagtactataaattacagtaattaacagctagaaatatttcaaagacaaaaaaaaaattgattgaatctcaaaattttttttagtagtacataaattgagaaagaaaaaatgacctctattatttaaaaatggcgtaaaagtattacaaatcatacaataagaattaacaattaaaaattttaaaagactataatgctttatacttattttattttcactttggacaaaaatatcctcccaatatgcatatttttttaaacaaaaagtgggacccatttttgatgtattgaaggatgctttggtaattttcctatgatgaattcgttttgtttgttgtttaattttttttaaataattgtataaaatattataaatcacaataattatttacttaaatattcaaaagatataaaaatatgtaaaagatctgattaacttttcaaattttatcagtgacacataaattggacaaataaaataatatatattatttgaaaattacttagaaagtacaataatttacagtaataaacaatagaatattttaaa
It encodes the following:
- the LOC125871230 gene encoding uncharacterized protein LOC125871230, with amino-acid sequence MRDENFDLNKQDEESRAMHYWWRLASKFDECVKFKFEKIQNLSKLTPILKVLREMERLYLMSIESFDELRQKLMSYKVGDFWVPIGGINKEDLDIPPVNTILLVGFHNAGKSSLVNLMYSVLGQSGLIPFAQTSSGNDCGYTTLTMEEHNVLRSTRSGFCIYDTRGFDYDRVDEALLELKEWMAPDGVHHKKLCSRQEDHVLVPMLNNELEDASSSMFIKRRVNCVMVVANAYEIYKSLKLDDFKPLDALKQLYCSSSLNKSNGNPILILTHGDKLSTEDRIDCRLKICKHLGTSETNGIYDIVCVTEYGLLADEYDPISAYSVTEAVYRSLLISDRAQLVKKTFKDWALFALSCLMCFIASIFACLAQLFNVLAQKHKGKLKW
- the LOC125870921 gene encoding GATA transcription factor 23-like isoform X2, with the translated sequence MDLKEVKRSEEAEEMKSCSYCHTTKTPLWRSGPSGPKSLCNACGIKYNKKRRQILGVEKKRRIVCKEEKSREIGKLMGFGGKLREEEQAAILLMALSCGSVGKLLF